One window from the genome of Xenorhabdus bovienii SS-2004 encodes:
- the secM gene encoding secA translation cis-regulator SecM: protein MSILNLWRQFGRRYFWSHLLLGMVATGIGVPAVLAGITESLPHSNTSSSQKNQNQVFSSFDHLFQLQSVQRQPSNHLNYWQQHAVRNIIRRLSFTFSITGPIQHEVAKESIRFSSPCMQQLMLDTLYAMLIQAPSQFESILDIEITATILPDSHTPALWVAKTQGIRAGPTANHLSLL from the coding sequence ATGAGTATTTTAAATCTTTGGCGACAATTTGGTAGGCGTTATTTTTGGTCTCACCTTTTACTGGGCATGGTCGCCACAGGAATTGGTGTTCCTGCTGTTTTAGCTGGAATAACAGAAAGCCTTCCTCATAGTAATACTTCTTCCAGCCAAAAGAACCAAAATCAGGTATTTTCCTCATTTGATCACTTATTTCAATTACAAAGTGTCCAGCGTCAACCTTCGAATCATTTGAATTACTGGCAGCAACATGCTGTTCGCAACATTATTCGTCGGCTTTCTTTTACTTTTTCTATTACTGGCCCTATCCAACACGAAGTAGCAAAAGAAAGCATTCGATTTTCTTCTCCATGCATGCAACAACTTATGCTGGATACGTTGTATGCTATGCTGATACAAGCACCGTCACAATTTGAATCCATCCTTGATATTGAAATTACGGCGACTATTCTTCCTGATTCCCACACACCGGCACTCTGGGTAGCTAAAACTCAGGGAATTCGCGCGGGGCCAACAGCTAACCATTTATCTTTGCTTTAA
- a CDS encoding DUF721 domain-containing protein: MRDSRPQSLDTLFEDEAAVGKSPLQIIQQHAIALLKLNRAMLSLLPAQLHPWCRVANYRKHILVLEAGNASWMTRLRYEVPVLLSTLRSEILPSLSSIDIRINPSLMVKRSNNAQDFAKSSTTAPNNNNQNLPKRQLSHESAETLMILAERSPEKLKRKLERLAALAGEGTSTAKKKC, encoded by the coding sequence ATGCGAGATAGCCGACCACAATCACTGGATACGCTATTTGAAGATGAGGCAGCTGTCGGTAAAAGCCCTCTTCAAATCATTCAACAACATGCTATTGCACTTTTGAAACTCAACCGTGCCATGCTCAGTTTATTGCCCGCACAACTGCATCCATGGTGCAGGGTCGCCAATTATCGCAAACATATTCTGGTACTGGAAGCAGGAAATGCCAGTTGGATGACAAGACTTCGCTATGAAGTGCCCGTTTTGCTTTCGACACTGAGAAGCGAAATTCTACCATCTTTATCCTCTATCGACATCAGGATTAATCCATCATTAATGGTCAAACGTAGTAATAATGCGCAAGATTTCGCAAAATCGTCAACAACAGCACCTAATAATAATAATCAGAATTTACCAAAGCGCCAATTGAGCCATGAAAGTGCAGAAACATTAATGATATTGGCTGAACGCAGCCCTGAGAAATTGAAAAGGAAATTAGAGAGATTGGCTGCGCTGGCCGGAGAGGGTACCAGTACAGCCAAAAAAAAGTGCTAG
- the lpxC gene encoding UDP-3-O-acyl-N-acetylglucosamine deacetylase, which yields MIKQRTLKRTVQATGVGLHTGKKVTLTMRPAPANTGVIYRRTDLNPPVDFPANAKSVRDTMLCTCLVNEHNVRISTVEHLNAALAGLGIDNIVIDVDAPEIPIMDGSASPFVFLLLDAGIEELNVAKKFVRMKDAVRVEDGDKWAELAPYHGFSLDFTIDFNHPAIDSSSQRYSLDFSADSFVRQISRARTFGFMRDIEYLQSQGLCLGGSFDCAIVVDDYRVLNEDGLRFEDEFVRHKMLDAIGDLFMCGYNIIGAFTAFKSGHALNNKLLQAVLAHESAWEFVTFEDEAEMPLAFRAPSTVMA from the coding sequence ATGATCAAACAAAGGACATTAAAACGGACTGTTCAAGCGACCGGCGTTGGTTTGCACACCGGTAAAAAAGTCACGCTGACAATGCGTCCAGCGCCGGCTAATACCGGGGTCATCTATCGTCGTACTGATTTGAATCCACCGGTAGATTTTCCGGCGAATGCTAAATCCGTGCGTGATACCATGCTCTGTACTTGTCTGGTAAATGAACACAATGTGCGAATTTCAACCGTTGAGCACTTGAACGCAGCGTTGGCAGGTCTGGGTATCGATAACATTGTTATTGACGTCGATGCACCAGAAATCCCTATTATGGATGGTAGTGCCAGCCCGTTCGTTTTTCTGCTGTTGGATGCAGGTATTGAAGAGCTGAATGTCGCGAAGAAATTCGTACGTATGAAAGACGCAGTTCGCGTAGAAGATGGAGATAAATGGGCTGAATTAGCACCATATCACGGTTTTAGTCTGGACTTTACCATTGACTTCAACCATCCGGCTATTGATTCCAGTTCACAACGTTATAGTTTGGATTTCTCTGCGGATTCGTTTGTCCGCCAGATTAGCCGCGCACGTACTTTTGGATTTATGCGCGATATTGAGTACCTGCAATCCCAGGGCCTGTGCCTCGGTGGCAGCTTCGATTGCGCCATTGTGGTAGATGACTACCGCGTACTCAATGAAGATGGTCTGCGTTTTGAAGATGAGTTCGTCCGTCATAAAATGCTGGATGCCATCGGTGATCTGTTCATGTGTGGTTATAACATCATTGGCGCGTTTACTGCGTTCAAATCAGGCCATGCATTGAATAACAAGTTGCTGCAAGCAGTCTTGGCGCATGAAAGTGCTTGGGAATTTGTCACGTTTGAAGATGAGGCTGAAATGCCGCTGGCTTTCCGTGCTCCATCAACAGTGATGGCATAG
- the ftsZ gene encoding cell division protein FtsZ, translating into MFEPLELTNDAVIKVIGVGGGGGNAVEHMVRERIEGVDFFAINTDAQALRKTAVGQTIQIGNGITKGLGAGANPEVGRTAAEEDREALRTALEGADMVFIAAGMGGGTGTGAAPVVAEIAKELGILTVAVVTKPFNFEGKKRMAFAEQGITELSKHVDSLITIPNDKLLKVLGRGISLLDAFGAANDVLKGAVQGIAELITRPGLMNVDFADVRTVMSEMGYAMMGSGISQGEDRAEEAAEMAISSPLLEDIDLSGARGVLVNITAGFDLRLDEFETVGNTIRAFASDNATVVIGTSLDPDMNDELRVTVVATGIGMDKRPEITLVTNNKVSQSNTLDRRYPQMSGGIPSLSEEKKTAAKVVNDQNAQTSKEPDYLDIPAFLRKQAD; encoded by the coding sequence ATGTTTGAACCACTGGAATTAACCAACGACGCGGTGATTAAAGTCATCGGCGTCGGCGGCGGCGGCGGTAATGCTGTTGAGCACATGGTGCGTGAACGTATTGAAGGTGTAGACTTCTTTGCGATTAACACCGATGCTCAGGCGCTGCGCAAAACAGCTGTCGGTCAGACTATCCAGATTGGCAACGGCATTACAAAAGGATTGGGCGCTGGTGCAAACCCTGAAGTCGGCCGTACTGCGGCAGAAGAAGATCGCGAAGCATTGCGTACTGCCCTGGAAGGTGCCGACATGGTATTCATCGCTGCCGGCATGGGCGGTGGTACGGGAACTGGCGCAGCCCCCGTTGTGGCTGAAATTGCTAAAGAGCTTGGTATTCTGACCGTTGCTGTCGTTACCAAGCCATTCAATTTCGAAGGCAAGAAGCGAATGGCCTTCGCGGAACAGGGGATCACTGAACTGTCCAAACATGTGGACTCATTGATCACCATTCCAAATGACAAATTATTGAAAGTGCTGGGACGCGGCATTTCTCTGCTGGATGCATTCGGTGCAGCCAATGACGTCCTGAAAGGGGCGGTTCAAGGTATCGCTGAACTGATTACTCGCCCGGGACTGATGAACGTTGATTTCGCAGACGTTCGTACCGTGATGTCTGAAATGGGATATGCCATGATGGGATCAGGTATTTCACAGGGTGAAGACCGTGCAGAAGAAGCGGCTGAAATGGCTATCTCCAGCCCGTTACTGGAAGATATTGATCTTTCTGGTGCACGTGGAGTGTTGGTTAACATTACTGCCGGCTTTGATTTGCGTCTGGATGAGTTTGAAACGGTTGGTAACACAATTCGTGCATTTGCCTCTGACAATGCGACAGTGGTTATCGGTACGTCACTGGATCCAGACATGAATGATGAGCTACGTGTAACGGTTGTGGCAACGGGTATCGGGATGGACAAACGTCCTGAAATTACTCTGGTGACCAACAACAAAGTATCTCAGTCAAATACACTGGATCGCCGTTACCCGCAGATGTCTGGTGGAATCCCGTCATTGTCTGAAGAGAAAAAAACTGCTGCAAAAGTGGTCAATGATCAAAATGCGCAGACAAGCAAAGAGCCTGATTATCTGGACATTCCAGCATTTTTGCGCAAACAGGCTGATTAA
- the ftsA gene encoding cell division protein FtsA — protein sequence MIKSTDRKLVVGLEIGTAKVSALVGEILPDGMVNIIGVGSCPSRGMDKGGVNDLESVVKCVQRAIDQAELMADCQISSVYLGLSGKHISCQNEIGMVPISEEEVTQDDVDSVVHTAKSVRVRDEHRVLHVIPQEYAIDYQEGIKNPVGLSGVRMQAKVHLITCHNDMAKNIVKAVERCGLKVDQLIFAGLAASYAVLTEDERELGVCVVDIGGGTMDIAVYTGGALRHTKVIPYAGNVVTSDIAYAFGTPPSDAETIKVRHGCALGSIVSKDESVEVPSVGGRPPRSLQRQTLAEVIEPRYTELLNLVNDEILRLQEQLRQQGVKHHLAAGIVLTGGGAQIDGVAECAQRVFHTQVRIGRPLNITGLTDYVQEPCYSTAVGLLHYGKESHLGGDSDADKRTSVSGWFKKVSSWLRKEF from the coding sequence ATGATCAAATCAACGGACAGAAAATTGGTAGTTGGCCTTGAAATCGGGACAGCAAAGGTATCTGCCCTGGTTGGTGAAATTCTGCCCGATGGTATGGTTAATATTATCGGAGTGGGAAGTTGTCCATCCCGCGGTATGGATAAAGGTGGTGTCAACGACCTTGAATCGGTCGTTAAATGCGTACAGCGTGCGATTGATCAGGCTGAATTAATGGCGGACTGCCAGATATCTTCAGTTTATCTGGGACTTTCCGGTAAGCATATCAGTTGCCAGAACGAAATTGGCATGGTGCCGATTTCGGAAGAAGAAGTGACACAGGACGATGTGGACAGTGTTGTCCATACGGCCAAATCGGTTCGTGTTCGTGATGAACACCGTGTTTTGCATGTGATCCCACAGGAATACGCTATCGATTATCAGGAAGGGATCAAAAATCCGGTCGGGCTTTCTGGCGTACGTATGCAGGCAAAAGTTCACTTGATTACCTGCCATAACGACATGGCAAAAAATATTGTAAAAGCTGTTGAACGTTGTGGACTGAAAGTTGATCAACTTATTTTTGCGGGTCTGGCGGCAAGTTATGCTGTTCTGACCGAGGATGAACGTGAATTGGGCGTCTGTGTCGTTGATATCGGCGGCGGCACAATGGATATCGCAGTATACACTGGTGGCGCATTGCGCCATACCAAGGTGATCCCTTATGCAGGAAATGTCGTCACTAGTGATATCGCCTATGCGTTTGGAACCCCTCCGAGTGATGCTGAAACCATCAAGGTTCGTCACGGTTGCGCATTGGGTTCGATAGTCAGCAAGGATGAAAGTGTAGAGGTTCCAAGCGTGGGAGGGCGTCCTCCCCGTAGCTTGCAACGCCAGACTCTGGCTGAGGTGATCGAACCTCGTTATACCGAACTGCTGAATTTAGTGAATGATGAAATTCTGCGATTGCAGGAACAATTACGTCAGCAGGGAGTAAAACATCATCTGGCCGCAGGGATTGTCTTGACCGGGGGAGGAGCTCAAATAGATGGCGTGGCCGAATGTGCTCAGAGGGTATTCCATACCCAAGTACGTATTGGCCGTCCCCTGAACATTACTGGTCTGACGGATTATGTGCAGGAGCCTTGCTACTCAACGGCAGTCGGGCTTCTGCATTATGGTAAAGAATCTCACCTTGGTGGCGATTCTGATGCCGATAAAAGAACGTCAGTGAGCGGCTGGTTCAAAAAAGTCAGCAGCTGGCTGAGAAAAGAATTTTGA
- the ftsQ gene encoding cell division protein FtsQ, producing the protein MSQAARNTRERESETRSSRPSNGYHLAGIFFFLMVIGTIVWGGWMTLDWMKDSNRLALSKLVLTGERHYTTNDDVRRAIMAFGAIGTFMTQDVNIIQGQIERLPWIRQVTVRKQWPDELKIHLVEYVPYVRWNDTYMLDAEGNVFSLPIERSVKGHYAMLSGPEGKEKEVLAEYNKVAPLFTEHKMKLKTVIMTERNAWQLILNNDIRLELGNKNDVKRIKRFIELYPVLQKNTEKRVAYVDLRYDSGAAVGWAPLLIDAPVSINGQKNNSDWQ; encoded by the coding sequence ATGTCACAGGCAGCCCGGAATACCCGGGAGCGAGAAAGTGAAACGCGAAGCTCCCGCCCCAGTAATGGCTATCATCTAGCAGGGATTTTTTTCTTCCTGATGGTGATTGGCACCATCGTATGGGGAGGCTGGATGACATTGGACTGGATGAAGGATTCAAACAGATTAGCGCTCTCAAAACTGGTGTTGACTGGTGAACGCCATTACACCACGAATGATGATGTCAGGCGAGCAATAATGGCATTTGGCGCTATCGGGACATTTATGACACAGGATGTCAACATTATTCAGGGGCAGATAGAACGACTACCGTGGATTCGGCAAGTCACTGTGCGTAAGCAATGGCCTGATGAACTAAAAATTCATCTGGTAGAATACGTGCCTTATGTACGTTGGAATGATACGTACATGCTGGATGCAGAAGGAAATGTATTTAGTTTGCCGATAGAGCGTAGTGTCAAAGGGCATTACGCCATGCTTTCTGGCCCTGAAGGTAAAGAGAAAGAGGTATTGGCAGAATATAACAAAGTAGCGCCCTTGTTTACTGAACATAAAATGAAATTGAAAACGGTGATCATGACGGAGCGTAATGCTTGGCAATTAATTCTGAATAACGACATTCGGCTGGAACTGGGAAATAAAAATGATGTGAAGCGGATTAAACGTTTTATTGAACTTTATCCTGTGTTGCAGAAAAATACGGAGAAACGCGTGGCTTATGTAGACTTACGTTATGACAGCGGCGCTGCGGTAGGTTGGGCTCCTTTATTAATTGATGCGCCGGTTTCAATCAACGGGCAGAAAAATAACAGTGACTGGCAATAA
- a CDS encoding D-alanine--D-alanine ligase, with product MVEKVAVLLGGTSAEREVSLQSGQSVVAGLKEAGINAYSVDTKDFDVTKLKGEGFSKAFIALHGRGGEDGTLQGVLEFLQIPYTGSGVMASALSMDKLRTKQLWQGAKLPVSPYAAINAQKFEQVNDFQLQEYVRELGLPLMVKPNLEGSSVGMTKVNDYSELRGALELAFQHDTDVLVEKWLLGPEYTVAFLGDEVLPSIRIQAPEVFYDYDAKYLSNETKYFCPSGLSAEKELELAEIASKAYKALGCSGWGRVDIMDDGNGNFYLLEVNTSPGMTSHSLVPMAARQSGLSFSQLVVKILELAD from the coding sequence ATGGTTGAGAAGGTCGCTGTTCTATTGGGCGGAACCTCCGCTGAGCGGGAAGTTTCACTGCAATCAGGACAATCTGTTGTGGCCGGGCTGAAAGAAGCAGGCATTAATGCATATTCAGTCGATACAAAAGACTTTGATGTGACTAAACTCAAAGGAGAAGGATTCAGCAAAGCCTTCATCGCTCTGCATGGGCGTGGTGGTGAAGATGGTACGCTGCAAGGGGTACTGGAGTTTTTGCAAATCCCTTATACCGGCAGTGGTGTTATGGCATCAGCTTTGTCAATGGACAAATTGCGCACAAAACAGTTATGGCAGGGAGCAAAGTTGCCGGTTTCTCCGTATGCCGCAATTAATGCTCAAAAATTTGAACAAGTTAATGATTTCCAACTCCAAGAATATGTTCGAGAATTAGGACTTCCATTAATGGTTAAGCCGAATCTGGAAGGTTCCAGTGTTGGTATGACTAAAGTGAATGATTATTCCGAACTGCGTGGGGCATTGGAGCTGGCGTTCCAGCACGACACGGATGTGCTGGTTGAAAAATGGTTGTTGGGTCCTGAATATACCGTGGCATTTTTGGGCGATGAGGTTTTACCCTCTATCCGTATCCAAGCTCCGGAAGTGTTCTATGACTACGATGCGAAATATCTTTCCAATGAAACGAAATACTTCTGCCCAAGTGGCCTGAGTGCAGAAAAAGAGCTGGAGTTGGCAGAGATTGCATCAAAAGCGTATAAGGCGCTGGGATGCAGTGGTTGGGGTCGGGTTGATATCATGGATGATGGCAATGGTAATTTCTATCTGTTGGAAGTGAATACATCCCCAGGTATGACCAGCCATAGCTTAGTACCGATGGCCGCACGTCAGTCCGGACTCAGTTTTTCACAGCTGGTGGTGAAAATTCTGGAGTTGGCCGATTGA
- the murC gene encoding UDP-N-acetylmuramate--L-alanine ligase: protein MNTQQLAKLRVSVPEMRKVRHIHFVGIGGAGMGGIAEVLANEGYQISGSDLAPNPVTQQLLALGATIYFNHRLENVRGASVVVASTAISADNPEIIAAREARIPVIRRAEMLAELMRYRHGIAIAGTHGKTTTTAMIAGIYAQAGLDPTFVNGGLVKAAGTHARLGTSRYLIAEADESDASFLHLQPMVAVITNIEADHMDTYQGDFENLKQTFVNFLHNLPFYGRAVMCIDDPVVKELIPRIGRYITTYGFSEEADIRITHYEQKAAQGFFTISRDDLPELHVVLNAPGRHNALNATAAVAVATEEGINDAAILASLAEFQGTGRRFDFLGEFSLKHINGKEGRVMLVDDYGHHPTEVDATIKAARAGWPDKRIVMLFQPHRYTRTRDLYDDFANILSQVDVLLMLDVYSAGETPIPGADSRSLCRTIRSRGKLDPIFVSDSEQISAMLSQVIENNDLVLVQGAGNIGKIARNLAETKLQPSFNEGEHHG from the coding sequence GTGAATACACAACAGTTGGCGAAATTAAGAGTTTCCGTGCCTGAAATGAGAAAAGTCAGGCATATCCACTTTGTCGGCATTGGTGGTGCTGGCATGGGTGGTATCGCCGAGGTGTTGGCTAATGAAGGTTATCAGATAAGTGGTTCTGATTTGGCACCCAATCCCGTCACACAACAGTTGCTCGCACTGGGTGCAACCATTTATTTTAATCACCGTTTGGAAAACGTACGAGGTGCCAGTGTGGTCGTTGCATCCACGGCAATCTCTGCGGACAACCCAGAAATTATTGCCGCTCGTGAAGCCCGCATCCCGGTTATTCGCCGTGCGGAAATGCTGGCAGAGCTGATGCGTTATCGGCATGGCATCGCTATCGCGGGAACGCATGGAAAAACGACGACGACAGCGATGATTGCCGGCATTTATGCTCAGGCTGGCCTTGATCCTACATTCGTCAATGGGGGGCTGGTTAAGGCCGCAGGCACGCATGCCCGTCTTGGAACCAGTCGTTACCTGATTGCTGAAGCGGATGAAAGCGATGCTTCTTTCCTGCACTTGCAGCCTATGGTGGCGGTTATCACCAATATTGAAGCTGACCACATGGATACCTATCAGGGGGATTTCGAAAATCTGAAACAGACATTCGTTAATTTCCTACATAACTTGCCATTTTATGGTCGTGCCGTGATGTGCATTGATGATCCTGTCGTGAAAGAGTTAATTCCCCGCATTGGACGTTATATCACGACCTATGGTTTCAGCGAAGAAGCAGACATCCGCATTACACATTACGAGCAGAAGGCAGCGCAGGGGTTTTTCACCATCAGCCGTGACGACTTGCCAGAATTGCATGTCGTATTGAATGCACCTGGGCGTCATAACGCGCTGAATGCAACCGCTGCTGTCGCTGTAGCGACAGAAGAAGGGATCAATGATGCTGCTATTCTGGCTTCACTGGCTGAATTTCAGGGAACGGGGCGCCGTTTTGATTTTCTGGGTGAATTCTCCCTCAAACATATTAATGGCAAAGAAGGTCGCGTGATGCTGGTGGATGATTATGGTCATCACCCAACCGAAGTCGATGCCACGATTAAGGCTGCGAGGGCGGGTTGGCCAGATAAGCGTATTGTGATGCTGTTCCAGCCGCACCGCTATACAAGAACTCGTGATTTATATGATGATTTTGCCAATATTCTGAGTCAAGTGGATGTTCTATTGATGCTGGATGTGTATTCGGCAGGTGAAACCCCAATTCCGGGGGCTGATAGCCGCTCTTTGTGCCGTACCATTCGTAGTCGTGGGAAATTGGACCCGATTTTTGTGTCAGATTCAGAGCAAATTTCAGCCATGCTGTCACAGGTAATAGAAAACAATGACTTAGTGTTGGTTCAGGGTGCCGGTAATATCGGTAAAATAGCGCGCAATCTGGCTGAAACAAAATTACAGCCGTCTTTTAATGAGGGAGAGCATCATGGTTGA